The following are encoded together in the Buchnera aphidicola (Acyrthosiphon lactucae) genome:
- the pfkA gene encoding 6-phosphofructokinase, with protein MIKKIGVLTSGGDAPGMNAAIRGVVRTALSEKLEVFGIYDGYLGLYENRMVNLDRYSVSDMINRGGTFLGSARFSSFHQDEIRSIAVQNLKKRNIDALVVIGGDGSYIGAQKLTEMGISCISIPGTIDNDVSGTDYTIGYFTALQTVVEAIDRLRDTSSSHQRISIVEVMGRYCGDLTLAAAIAGGCEFIVLPEIDYKQEELVIEIQAGIAKGKKHAIVAITEYICDVEKLAKYIEKKTNRETRATILGHIQRGGAPVVYDRILASRMGAYSVELLIKGYKGKCVGIQNEKMVFNDIKNALKNMKRTFKKDWLITAKKLY; from the coding sequence ATGATTAAAAAAATTGGAGTCTTAACTAGTGGTGGAGATGCTCCAGGGATGAATGCTGCAATTAGAGGAGTTGTTAGAACAGCGCTTAGTGAAAAATTAGAAGTATTTGGAATTTATGATGGATATTTAGGTTTATATGAAAACCGTATGGTAAATCTTGATAGATATAGTGTATCTGATATGATCAATAGAGGTGGTACATTTTTAGGATCAGCTAGATTTTCTAGTTTTCATCAAGATGAAATACGTTCTATTGCAGTACAAAATTTAAAAAAAAGAAATATAGATGCTCTCGTTGTTATTGGAGGTGATGGATCTTATATTGGAGCTCAAAAATTAACAGAAATGGGCATTTCATGTATTAGCATTCCAGGTACTATAGATAATGATGTTTCAGGAACTGATTATACAATTGGTTATTTTACAGCTTTACAAACGGTTGTTGAAGCTATTGATCGATTACGCGATACCTCTTCTTCTCACCAACGTATTTCTATCGTAGAAGTAATGGGAAGATATTGTGGAGATTTAACATTAGCTGCAGCGATCGCTGGTGGATGTGAATTTATTGTATTACCAGAAATTGACTATAAACAAGAAGAATTAGTTATTGAGATTCAAGCAGGTATTGCTAAAGGGAAAAAACACGCTATTGTTGCAATAACAGAATATATTTGTGATGTAGAAAAATTAGCAAAATATATTGAAAAAAAAACAAATCGAGAAACTAGAGCTACAATCCTTGGTCATATTCAAAGAGGTGGTGCTCCTGTAGTATATGATCGTATATTAGCTTCAAGAATGGGTGCGTATTCAGTTGAATTATTAATAAAAGGTTATAAAGGTAAATGCGTTGGAATACAAAATGAAAAAATGGTTTTTAATGATATAAAAAATGCACTAAAAAATATGAAACGTACTTTTAAAAAAGATTGGTTAATTACTGCTAAAAAGTTATATTAA
- a CDS encoding MIP/aquaporin family protein, producing MNIYRKKNLIKKCFVEFFGTGLVVFFGIGSLAALKLKNIDFNQFEISCIWGFAVSISIYFSSSISGAHLNPAITIFFWLSSKFHKRKVLPYIVSQIFGSFFFTMLIYYLYNNLLISFESKNNIIRGTQESLNLASIFCVYPNCQNSFIFNFMIEILSTALFMIILLEFNNKNNNYFLYNKSIIPILIGLLVCMINLVISPLNNISLNPARDLGPKIFLSLTGWGIFSFTGGNENILCCLIPIIGPILGTNLGGWIHKLLINNNN from the coding sequence ATGAATATTTATAGAAAAAAAAATTTAATAAAAAAATGTTTTGTTGAGTTTTTTGGAACAGGTTTAGTAGTTTTTTTTGGCATAGGCTCTTTAGCTGCTTTAAAGTTAAAAAATATTGACTTTAATCAATTTGAAATAAGCTGTATTTGGGGTTTTGCAGTATCTATATCAATTTATTTTAGTTCTTCAATATCTGGTGCTCATTTAAATCCAGCCATTACTATTTTCTTTTGGCTTTCTTCCAAATTTCATAAAAGAAAGGTATTACCTTATATTGTATCTCAAATATTTGGTTCTTTTTTTTTTACAATGTTAATATATTATCTTTATAACAACTTATTAATTTCATTTGAAAGCAAGAATAATATTATAAGAGGAACACAAGAAAGTCTTAATTTAGCTTCTATTTTTTGTGTTTATCCTAACTGTCAAAATAGTTTTATTTTTAATTTTATGATAGAAATATTATCAACTGCACTTTTTATGATAATTTTATTAGAATTTAATAATAAAAATAATAATTACTTTCTATATAATAAGTCTATAATACCTATTTTAATAGGACTATTAGTGTGTATGATTAATTTAGTTATAAGTCCTTTAAATAATATCAGTCTAAATCCAGCACGAGATTTAGGTCCTAAAATATTTCTAAGTTTAACTGGATGGGGTATTTTCTCTTTTACTGGAGGAAATGAAAACATTTTATGTTGTTTAATTCCTATAATAGGTCCAATTTTAGGTACCAATTTAGGTGGTTGGATACATAAATTATTAATTAATAATAATAATTGA
- the tpiA gene encoding triose-phosphate isomerase has protein sequence MKKFFITANWKLNGNIKMISSFFERLKLYSSVFLEKNIVIIAPPTIYLERVYKNIKNMNIFLGAQNVDINLQGAFTGETSALMLQDIGVKYVIIGHSERRLLHHETNDLISKKFHLIKELNLIPILCIGETERDKKNGQTQKIIKAQLNCIFKKLGKSVFNNTIIAYEPIWAIGTGLSADPKDVQLIHQFIKNYIKKHDKINTNDILVQYGGSINHTNVKKFIEQPDINGLLIGNSSLSLQEFLKIIKIAHDII, from the coding sequence ATGAAAAAATTTTTTATTACAGCTAATTGGAAATTAAATGGAAATATAAAAATGATTTCTAGTTTTTTTGAACGTTTAAAATTATATTCATCCGTTTTTTTAGAAAAAAACATTGTTATTATTGCTCCTCCAACTATATATTTAGAGAGAGTATATAAAAATATAAAAAATATGAATATTTTTCTTGGTGCGCAAAACGTAGATATTAATTTACAAGGAGCATTTACTGGAGAAACATCTGCTTTAATGCTACAAGATATAGGAGTAAAATATGTTATTATTGGACATTCCGAAAGACGTTTATTACATCATGAAACTAATGATCTTATTTCAAAAAAGTTTCATTTAATTAAAGAGTTAAATTTAATACCTATTTTATGTATAGGTGAAACAGAAAGAGATAAAAAAAATGGTCAAACTCAAAAAATTATTAAAGCACAATTAAATTGTATATTTAAAAAATTAGGAAAATCGGTATTTAATAATACAATAATTGCATATGAACCTATTTGGGCAATTGGAACAGGTTTATCAGCTGATCCAAAAGATGTGCAATTAATACATCAATTTATTAAAAATTATATTAAAAAACATGATAAAATCAATACAAATGATATATTAGTTCAGTATGGCGGCTCTATTAATCATACTAATGTAAAAAAATTTATTGAACAACCAGATATAAATGGTTTGTTAATTGGAAATTCATCTCTAAGTTTACAAGAATTTTTAAAAATTATAAAAATAGCTCATGATATTATTTAA
- the ihfB gene encoding integration host factor subunit beta has protein sequence MTKSELFEKIAEQKIHISNKMIERATKEMLEHMIISLAQGQRIEIRGFGSFSLHYRSSRIGRNPKTGKTVKLNERYVPYFKPGKKLRDRTNIYK, from the coding sequence ATGACTAAGTCAGAATTATTCGAAAAAATTGCTGAACAAAAAATTCATATTTCAAATAAAATGATAGAGCGTGCTACAAAAGAAATGCTAGAACATATGATTATATCGTTAGCACAGGGACAAAGAATTGAAATTCGAGGATTTGGTAGTTTTTCGTTACATTATCGTTCTTCTCGTATTGGTCGTAATCCTAAGACTGGAAAAACAGTTAAATTAAATGAAAGGTATGTGCCTTATTTCAAACCAGGAAAAAAATTACGAGATCGGACAAATATATACAAGTAA